gacccgacggaattccttctaccgtgctgaaacgctgtcaaacgacagtagcacctatccttgcaaaattgttcaatgcatcgctagccaatggctactttcccaaaacatggaggaaatcttggatggttcctatttacaaaaagggcgacaggacagatgccatcaactaccggggtattacatctttgtgtgccattgccaaggtgttcgaactagtgatatacaaacatctgctacatgcatgccgcagctacctaagcccgtatcaacatggattcgtgccaaaaaagtcgactaccacgaacctggttgaatttgtaacctattgcactaatcaaattgatgccggagctcaagtcgatgcaatttatacagatctgaaagcagcattcgactctcttccgcacgcaattcttctcgctaaactcgacaagctaggagttcccagctcgctcgtacagtggcttaagtcttacctaactaatcgcacatacaccgtgaaaattgataagcacatgtccaaagaaatagtcagcagctcgggtgtgccacaaggaagcaatattggcccgcttctcttcatattgtttatcaacgatgttaccctggctttacctcccgacagtatcagtctgtttgccgacgacgcaaaaattttctcgcctattcacaacacaggcgattgtacattcctgcaagactgcatcgaaattttctgttcgtggtgcaagcgtaatggactgactatctgcatcgagaaatgctactgtgtgtcttttagtcgatgcaggagcccagtgactgggacctacttcatggacggcactgcagttaatcgacagaatcatgccaaagacctgggcgttctgcttgactctagtttgaactttaaacagcatatcgatgacgttgtagccagaggaaatcaattacttggcgtggttatccggacaactaatgaattccgtaaccccatgtgcattaaagctgtgtacaactgcatcgttcgttcggttctggaatattcgtgcgtagtctggagcccaactaccgcttcttcaattgctcgacttgaggcgattcaacgtaagctcacgagatatgccctacgcctacttccctggcaggatcgcaataatcttcctccgtatgctgcgcggtgccgtcttctaggccttgaacctctttcggttagaagacgcaatgcacagtgctctttcatcgctggattgctaaatggctctatcgactcatcgcctttgttgcatcgagtcgatatctatgcaccatcccgaacacttaggtctagagaaactctacggctcgctcaaccccgttccagtgctggtcggtctgaccctatgttccgcatgtcggctgtcttcaacactgtctcggattgcttcgacttcgatatctcaactcagtgcttcaaggaacgtctccggcttttgccgtggccgcagtgaattgcgatgtaaatcttatttttgctatgtatttttttttttctcaattgaactgttacatcttaattaggccatacggcccgttgaagattaaataaataataataataataattgtggCGAGAGTGGTAAACTGTATGAAGTACTGTACCATAATGAACTTGGCACGTCATTATCCGGCGATATCATTTCCTCAGAAGAGCTTTGCGGGTCAAAAAGATTTGTATCCAGATAGTCCGAATAAATACCTTGCCCGTCGGATGCACCTAGTACGAGCATCTgcagaataaaaaagaacTGTTATTCTATGAAAGTTAAACTATTCCATCACGATCGAACTCAAATCACGTACTAGGCACAGGCACACCGTTCTATATTTCACCATGGTTATTGACGATGTGAATGCTTTCTGATATTGAAACCTGAAATCATTCAAATCAGCGGAAAAAGCGCTACAAACGCTATTTATTCGCCCGTTTGTTTGCGTTGAAATTGCCGTCAGCCCTACTTTTACATCGCAATAAGTATGTGTGAATTGTTTCTAATCATTCTGACAAACATGGAAGCGTTTTTAGAAATCAGAATATTGAGTCGTGTAAATTGAAGATTAAAGGGGCTCCTTTGTTATAATGATGAATAATATATATTGTGAAATCTTCATGACCTGTCCATAGATTTATATGATATCAGATTATTGAGTGCCGTGCAACGCACATTAAATCAACGGATACCATTTAACAATTGTACCACCATATTGTAGATTAACTATATTAATTAACAACAATATTTTACGAAGGTATCGTAACGTTAGGTTTATTAGCCATGAAcacaatttatttaattgtcaTTTCACTTTACATTGCAGATCCTTTTTCTTCGTCATATGTAAGCTGCAATGGACACCGCTGCTCGAACAAttccaactaaaaaaaatgccCGGAAAATAAAGAGGACAACATTGATCAGTAACAAAATTATACGCTCTGTCTAGTCATGCTCACTTACCTTGAAAGGTGTGACGTAGACACATTCgtagtattttttgttatctccCGGATACGGAAAACGACCACTTTCTCGACATTCAAACTTGCATCGTTGCAGTTTCACATCATACACCTCGAACTCGCGAGGACATTCAAACATCACAGGCAGGCCACTCATTGAGCAAAAGAAGTAAAATTGAGGAAATGGTTTATAAATAAACCATTTATTACGATTCTGCAGCAATTCACAATTCACTTGGAAGCAATCGTCTAGCACTTTTCGAAGGAAACACGATGAAGACGAATGGTTATAGGCATTATTGGCAGCAAGACAACTCACAGGCGTTGCTATTTTTTTCTCATCGCAATAAATATACTGCGTACAGTTGGAAGGGTCTAGGGggaaaata
Above is a window of Anopheles merus strain MAF unplaced genomic scaffold, AmerM5.1 LNR4000515, whole genome shotgun sequence DNA encoding:
- the LOC121602574 gene encoding uncharacterized protein LOC121602574, which encodes MMWSERTIWWCIVFLCVKQGVSQNVSSLSKVSENCESGKRQDCADCRTVKICSYDQTVLTSYKCQDVEPDKPYCVGSGICSSEYDSESACGVADDLCPSTKAGFYPDPSNCTQYIYCDEKKIATPVSCLAANNAYNHSSSSCFLRKVLDDCFQVNCELLQNRNKWFIYKPFPQFYFFCSMSGLPVMFECPREFEVYDVKLQRCKFECRESGRFPYPGDNKKYYECVYVTPFKLELFEQRCPLQLTYDEEKGSAM